The proteins below come from a single Microbacterium sp. SLBN-154 genomic window:
- a CDS encoding 1-aminocyclopropane-1-carboxylate deaminase, which produces MKLHEFPRHPLTFGPSPLQPLKRLTKHLGGAEIWAKREDVSSGLAFGGNKIRKLEYIVPDVLASGADTLVSIGGYQSNHTRQVAAVAAHLGLKARLVQEKWVPWDDSVNDKVGNILLSRMMGADSRLDDAGFDIGIRDSWKQALAEVEAGGGTPYPIPAGASEHRLGGLGFANWAFEVAEQEKALGVFFDTIIVCTVTGSTHAGMIAGFAALEELTGVRRRVIGIDASATIEKTRDQVTRIARNTAELIELGRDLRDDEIQVLEGWAGDLYGIPVDSTMEAMSLGAQLEAMITDPVYEGKSLAGLIDLVKSGDIPASSTVLYAHLGGQPAINAYHALWS; this is translated from the coding sequence GTGAAGCTTCACGAATTCCCCCGGCATCCGCTCACCTTCGGACCGAGCCCGCTCCAGCCCCTGAAACGACTGACGAAGCACCTCGGCGGTGCGGAGATCTGGGCCAAACGCGAGGACGTCTCCAGCGGCTTGGCGTTCGGCGGCAACAAGATCCGGAAGCTCGAGTACATCGTCCCCGACGTGCTGGCCTCGGGCGCCGACACCCTCGTCTCGATCGGCGGGTACCAGTCCAATCACACCCGGCAGGTCGCCGCGGTCGCCGCGCACCTGGGCCTGAAGGCCCGGCTGGTCCAGGAGAAGTGGGTCCCGTGGGATGACTCGGTGAACGACAAGGTCGGGAACATCCTGCTCTCCCGCATGATGGGCGCCGACTCGCGCCTGGACGACGCGGGGTTCGACATCGGCATTCGCGACTCGTGGAAGCAGGCGCTGGCCGAGGTGGAGGCCGGCGGCGGCACCCCCTACCCGATCCCGGCGGGCGCGTCCGAACATCGGCTCGGCGGGCTCGGTTTCGCGAACTGGGCCTTCGAGGTCGCCGAGCAGGAGAAGGCGCTCGGGGTGTTCTTCGACACGATCATCGTCTGCACGGTCACGGGGTCCACCCACGCGGGGATGATCGCCGGGTTCGCGGCTCTGGAGGAGCTGACCGGCGTCCGCCGACGGGTCATCGGCATCGACGCTTCCGCGACGATCGAGAAGACGCGCGACCAGGTGACGCGGATCGCCCGGAACACCGCAGAACTGATCGAACTCGGCCGCGACCTCCGGGACGACGAGATCCAGGTGCTCGAGGGCTGGGCCGGCGACCTGTACGGCATCCCGGTCGACTCGACCATGGAGGCCATGTCTCTCGGGGCCCAGCTCGAAGCGATGATCACCGACCCGGTCTACGAGGGGAAATCTCTCGCAGGGCTCATCGATCTCGTGAAGAGCGGCGACATCCCCGCGTCATCCACCGTTCTCTACGCCCACCTCGGCGGCCAGCCGGCGATCAACGCTTACCACGCGCTCTGGAGCTGA
- a CDS encoding proline--tRNA ligase has product MVTRLSHFFLRTLREDPADAEVTSHRLLVRAGYIRRQAPGIFAWLPLGLRVKARIENIIREEMSAIGAYEVHFPALVPADPYRDSGRWEAYGDGIFRLKDRKDADYLLAPTHEELFTLLVKDLYSSYKDLPLSIYQIQDKYRDEARPRAGLLRGREFTMKDAYSFDYTDEGLDVSYQAQRDAYERIFQRLGLEYVIVQADNGLMGGARSEEFLHPTAVGEDTFVRSEGGYAANVEAFETIPPAPLPIDGLSAPVIFDSPDTPTIQTLVDHANAHLAAPVPGIAGPATADATQWTAAHTLKNVVLALTHLDGTRELVVVGVPGDRDIDDKRVEVAFAPAEVEAATDADFERNPQLVRGYIGPWSETGPILGEESASGIRYLLDPRVVDGTSWITGANIHEKHVHSLVAGRDFVGDGVVDVASVRAGDPAPDGSGPVSLARGMEIGHVFQLGRFFAETLGLKVLDENGKLVTVTMGSYGIGVTRILAILAELNNDDRGLIWPASVSPFDVHVVATGKDAAAYALAEDIAARLEATGRDVLYDDRPKVSPGVKFADAELVGVPRIVIAGRDAASGDVELWDRATGERQVMGVEAAIERLTAR; this is encoded by the coding sequence GTGGTCACCCGTCTCTCGCACTTCTTCCTCCGCACGCTCCGCGAAGACCCCGCCGACGCTGAGGTGACCAGTCACCGCCTGCTCGTCCGCGCCGGGTACATCCGGCGGCAGGCGCCCGGGATCTTCGCCTGGCTGCCCCTGGGCCTGCGCGTGAAGGCCCGCATCGAGAACATCATCCGCGAGGAGATGTCTGCGATCGGGGCCTACGAGGTGCACTTCCCCGCCCTGGTCCCCGCCGATCCGTACCGGGACTCCGGTCGCTGGGAGGCGTACGGCGACGGGATCTTCCGTCTGAAGGACCGGAAGGACGCCGACTACCTGCTGGCGCCCACGCACGAGGAACTCTTCACGCTGCTGGTGAAGGACCTCTACTCCTCGTACAAGGACCTTCCGCTGTCGATCTACCAGATCCAGGACAAGTACCGCGACGAGGCCCGCCCGCGCGCCGGCCTCCTGCGCGGCCGCGAGTTCACCATGAAGGACGCCTACTCCTTCGACTACACCGACGAGGGTCTCGACGTCTCGTATCAGGCCCAGCGCGACGCGTACGAGCGGATCTTCCAGCGCCTGGGGCTGGAGTACGTCATCGTGCAGGCCGACAACGGGCTGATGGGCGGCGCCCGCAGCGAGGAGTTCCTGCACCCCACCGCGGTCGGCGAGGACACCTTCGTGCGCTCGGAGGGCGGATACGCCGCCAACGTCGAGGCATTCGAGACGATCCCGCCGGCGCCGCTGCCGATCGATGGGCTCTCCGCCCCGGTGATCTTCGACTCACCCGACACCCCGACGATCCAGACGCTCGTCGACCACGCCAACGCCCATCTCGCCGCGCCGGTGCCGGGAATCGCGGGGCCGGCGACCGCCGACGCGACCCAGTGGACCGCGGCGCACACGCTGAAGAACGTGGTGCTCGCCCTCACTCACCTCGACGGAACGCGAGAGCTCGTCGTGGTGGGGGTGCCGGGCGACCGGGACATCGACGACAAGCGCGTCGAGGTCGCCTTCGCCCCTGCAGAGGTCGAGGCCGCCACCGACGCCGACTTCGAGCGGAACCCGCAGCTCGTCCGCGGGTACATCGGACCGTGGTCCGAGACCGGGCCGATCCTGGGTGAGGAGTCGGCCAGCGGCATCCGATACCTGCTGGATCCCCGCGTCGTGGACGGCACCAGCTGGATCACCGGGGCCAACATCCATGAGAAGCACGTGCACTCGCTTGTCGCGGGTCGCGATTTCGTCGGCGACGGTGTGGTGGATGTCGCCTCGGTGCGCGCCGGTGACCCCGCCCCCGACGGGTCTGGACCGGTGTCGCTGGCGCGGGGCATGGAGATCGGCCACGTCTTCCAGCTCGGCCGGTTCTTCGCCGAGACCCTCGGATTGAAAGTGCTCGACGAGAACGGCAAGCTCGTCACCGTCACGATGGGCTCGTACGGCATCGGCGTCACGCGGATCCTCGCCATCCTCGCCGAGCTGAACAACGACGACAGGGGCCTGATCTGGCCCGCGTCGGTCTCGCCGTTCGACGTGCACGTGGTGGCGACGGGGAAGGATGCCGCGGCGTACGCGCTCGCCGAGGACATCGCCGCACGCCTGGAGGCCACGGGTCGCGACGTGCTCTACGACGACCGGCCGAAGGTCTCTCCCGGGGTGAAGTTCGCCGATGCCGAGCTCGTCGGCGTGCCCCGCATCGTCATCGCGGGACGCGACGCCGCTTCCGGCGATGTCGAGCTGTGGGATCGCGCGACGGGCGAGCGCCAGGTCATGGGCGTCGAGGCCGCGATCGAGCGGCTCACCGCCAGGTGA
- a CDS encoding DUF1206 domain-containing protein, with protein MGAATGARNAARAVEDAEWFRVLARSGYVANGVVHLILGVLTLAVAVGSDGASDQTVVFKAIAAAPLGFAALWALTVGLSALGLWQLVQSVLMRRRGDEMLLAVWGRRLGAWGQAVIFLALGLIAAAVALGARPDAEEAAEDLSSVLLDIWGGAVVLGLTGLGVGIGGIAFIVMGVRRSFENRMTLPDGRLGTTIRVLGIVGFVAKGVALATVGILLLVATVTADADVAGGLDGAVQALFRLALGPSLVAAVGVGLLCYGVFSMFRARYARLTWR; from the coding sequence ATGGGGGCGGCGACCGGAGCCCGGAACGCAGCACGCGCCGTCGAGGACGCCGAGTGGTTCCGGGTTCTCGCGCGCTCGGGCTACGTCGCGAACGGGGTCGTGCATCTCATCCTGGGCGTGCTGACGCTGGCGGTCGCCGTGGGCTCGGATGGCGCCAGTGACCAGACGGTGGTCTTCAAAGCCATCGCGGCGGCGCCGCTCGGTTTCGCCGCGCTGTGGGCGCTGACGGTGGGACTGTCCGCCCTGGGCCTGTGGCAGCTCGTGCAGAGCGTTCTGATGCGCCGCCGAGGTGATGAGATGCTCCTGGCCGTGTGGGGCCGTCGCCTCGGCGCGTGGGGACAGGCCGTGATCTTCCTTGCTCTGGGACTGATCGCCGCGGCTGTCGCGCTCGGCGCCCGCCCCGACGCCGAGGAGGCCGCCGAGGACCTCAGCTCGGTGCTCCTGGACATCTGGGGCGGCGCAGTGGTGCTCGGACTCACCGGCCTCGGCGTCGGAATCGGCGGCATCGCGTTCATCGTGATGGGCGTACGACGGAGCTTCGAGAACCGGATGACGCTGCCGGACGGACGGCTCGGCACCACGATCCGGGTGCTCGGGATCGTCGGGTTCGTCGCCAAGGGGGTCGCGCTCGCGACCGTCGGGATCCTGCTGCTCGTCGCGACCGTGACCGCCGACGCGGACGTCGCGGGTGGTCTGGACGGCGCGGTGCAGGCACTCTTCCGCCTCGCCCTCGGTCCGTCGCTCGTGGCCGCCGTCGGTGTCGGGCTGCTCTGCTACGGCGTGTTCAGCATGTTCCGCGCGCGGTACGCGCGACTCACCTGGCGGTGA